GCTGCGGCAGTTGCAGTACGGCGGCATCCTCCACGACATCGGGAAGATTGGCATCCCGGAGAACATCCTCTGCAAGCAGTCCCGGCTCACCGACCAGGAGATGTCCCTGATGCGTGAGCACCCGGCCATTGGCGACGCCATCATCGGGCCGGTGACGTTCCTGGGTTCGGTGCGCGCGTGCGTGCGCCACCACCACGAGCGCTGGGACGGCACGGGCTACCCGGACAAGCTCAAGGGCGAGGCCATCCCGATGCTCGCGCGCATCGTGGCGTGCGCGGACACGTTCGATGCGTGCACCTCCACGCGCCCCTACCAGAAGGCCATGCCGCTGGAGAAGGCGATGGAGATCCTGGACAACCTGAGCGGCGCGCAGCTGGACCCCAAGGTGGTGCTGGCGCTGCGCGCGGTGCTGGCCCAGCGGGGCGTGCGGCTGGAGGGCCACCGGCAGCCCGTCAAGCTGGCTTCCTGAAGCCCTGGCTCCCCGGGCCCTTTCGCTTTCGCGGCAGGCCCCCCACTCCGCCGGAAGGATGGTAGGGAGGGGCTGCTGCTGCAAAGCCTTGGAAGGTGGATTCGGTGAGCAATTTCTGGGATCGCATCAAGCCCGCGCCCAAGCCCGTCAGCGCGACGGATGCGAAGCTGTCCGCGGACGGTGAGTCACTGACGCTGACGTGGGACGACGGCGCGACGACGACCGCCACCGCGCAGGTGCTGCGCCAGCAGTGCCCGTGCGCCGCGTGCGTGGACGAGTGGACGGCGAAGCGCACGCTGGACCCCTCGCAGGTGCCCGCGAACCTGCGCGTGCTGCAGATGCAGCCGGTGGGCAACTACGCGCTCGCGTTCGTCTTCAGCGACCAGCACACCACGGGCATCTATCCGTGGAAGCACCTGCGCGAAATCACCCAGACGCAGGGGTGAAGCGCCCCACCGCGTCCCTCCGGAGGTCCTTGTGACGTCGCGCTATCGGCTGCTGCAACCGCTGGCCACCGGAGGCATGGCGGAGCTGTTCCTGGGGGTGGCGAAGGGCGCGGAGGGCTTCGAGCGCACCGTGGCCATCAAGCGCGTGCTGCCGCACCTGGCGCGCGAGCCGGACATCTCCCGGATGTTCGTCTCCGAGGCGCGGTTGGCCATGCTGCTGCAACACCAGAACATCGTCACCGTGCACGACGTGGGAGAGAGCGCGGAAGGGCTCTTCCTGGTGATGGAGCTGGTGGACGGCTGGGACCTGGGCGCGCTGATGCGGGCGGTGACAAGGCAGGGGCTGCGGGTTCCTCCGCACCTGGCGGTGTTCATCGCGAGCCAGGCGCAGGCGGGATTGCAGCACGCGTACCGCCGCCAGCACGACGGCCATCCGGTGGTGACGGCGCACCGGGACGTGTCTCCGTCCAACCTGCTGGTGTCGCGCGAAGGGGAAGTGAAGGTCA
The sequence above is drawn from the Corallococcus sp. NCRR genome and encodes:
- a CDS encoding DUF971 domain-containing protein — translated: MSNFWDRIKPAPKPVSATDAKLSADGESLTLTWDDGATTTATAQVLRQQCPCAACVDEWTAKRTLDPSQVPANLRVLQMQPVGNYALAFVFSDQHTTGIYPWKHLREITQTQG